In Arcobacter ellisii, a genomic segment contains:
- the chrA gene encoding chromate efflux transporter, whose amino-acid sequence MINISIFWHFFILGLFSFGGPIAHIGYFRKKFVEELKWLSDEEFSKIVALSQFLPGPSSSQVGFTIGLKKGGIIGSILAFIAFTTPSFLLLYFAATFQNIYEDNNVIYALISGLKLFAVVIVADATYSMFNSLCKTTLSKIIFVFATLFLIFYQTFFAQILVLVVSGLVALFFIKEKNETKITYQKPYILPLVIFFILLIFLPFFVNQDKLLSLFNSFYQVGSLVFGGGHVVLPLIKSNINIDENSFLVAYSLAQAVPGPMFTIASYIGVVAFEESPFLGALVATFAIFLPGFLLILAFYKSFESYSKNSTISKIVTGINASVVAILFSVLVTIVIPSGILNIYDLIFAILGFFVIRRFKISVLLLILFYCGYGFIRSLYV is encoded by the coding sequence ATGATAAATATATCAATTTTTTGGCATTTTTTTATCTTAGGTCTTTTTAGTTTTGGAGGACCAATAGCTCATATTGGCTATTTTAGGAAAAAATTTGTTGAAGAATTAAAATGGCTAAGTGATGAAGAGTTTTCTAAAATCGTAGCACTTAGTCAGTTTTTACCAGGTCCAAGTTCATCTCAAGTTGGCTTTACAATTGGGTTAAAAAAAGGTGGAATTATTGGTTCAATATTGGCTTTTATTGCATTTACAACACCCTCTTTTTTACTTTTATATTTCGCTGCAACTTTTCAAAATATATATGAAGATAATAATGTTATTTATGCTTTGATAAGTGGATTAAAACTATTTGCTGTGGTAATTGTTGCAGATGCAACATATAGTATGTTTAACTCTTTGTGTAAAACTACATTAAGTAAAATAATTTTTGTTTTTGCAACGTTATTTTTGATTTTTTATCAAACATTTTTTGCTCAAATTTTAGTTTTAGTTGTTTCTGGTTTGGTTGCATTATTTTTTATAAAAGAGAAAAATGAAACTAAAATAACATATCAAAAACCGTATATTTTACCTTTAGTTATATTTTTCATTTTATTGATATTTTTGCCATTTTTTGTAAATCAAGACAAATTATTAAGTCTATTCAACTCTTTTTATCAAGTTGGAAGTTTGGTTTTTGGAGGAGGGCATGTTGTTCTTCCTTTGATTAAAAGTAATATCAATATCGATGAAAATAGTTTTTTAGTAGCTTATTCTTTAGCTCAAGCAGTTCCAGGACCTATGTTTACTATTGCTTCATATATTGGAGTTGTTGCTTTTGAAGAATCACCATTTTTAGGTGCACTTGTTGCAACATTTGCTATTTTTTTACCAGGGTTTCTTTTGATTTTAGCTTTTTACAAAAGTTTTGAAAGTTATTCAAAAAATTCAACTATATCAAAAATAGTTACTGGAATTAACGCAAGTGTTGTTGCAATACTGTTTAGTGTTTTAGTTACAATTGTTATTCCAAGTGGAATTTTAAATATTTATGATTTGATTTTTGCAATACTTGGATTTTTTGTGATTAGAAGATTTAAAATATCTGTATTACTTTTGATTTTATTTTATTGTGGATATGGATTTATAAGGAGTTTATATGTTTGA
- a CDS encoding permease encodes MFEWWDNLSAILVFDILGLVKGTKLGDAVHFFIFDTIKIFILLILIVYLITFLRSYFPLEKIRVYLSGKNKIIGHILASIFGIITPFCSCSAIPLFLGFLQARIPLGVAFSYLVSAPLSDPVVFALLISMFSWKIAILYVAFGVIISIVVGLIIGAMNMEKEVLIEVKPLDNISYTEDGTLFKHRIKESWDYSVDIFKKIYLYIIIGVGVGAFIHGFIPEDFISKYAGGDVWYAPIVAVIAGIPMYSNELGILPIIEVLTQKGVLIGTALSFMMAIVALSLPEAMILKRVISIKLIGIFFGVVGLAILLTGYTLNYLVG; translated from the coding sequence ATGTTTGAGTGGTGGGATAATCTAAGTGCTATCTTAGTATTTGATATATTAGGACTTGTAAAAGGTACTAAGCTTGGCGATGCAGTTCATTTTTTTATTTTTGATACGATTAAAATATTTATTCTTTTAATACTTATTGTATATTTGATTACATTTTTAAGAAGTTATTTCCCTCTTGAAAAAATAAGAGTATATTTAAGTGGAAAAAATAAAATAATTGGACATATCTTAGCTTCAATTTTTGGGATTATAACTCCTTTTTGTTCTTGTAGTGCAATTCCTCTTTTTTTAGGATTTTTACAAGCAAGAATTCCTTTAGGAGTTGCTTTTAGTTATTTAGTTTCAGCACCACTTAGTGATCCTGTTGTATTTGCTCTTTTAATCTCAATGTTTAGCTGGAAAATAGCTATACTTTATGTTGCTTTTGGAGTAATAATTTCTATTGTTGTAGGACTTATAATTGGTGCTATGAATATGGAAAAAGAGGTTTTAATTGAAGTAAAACCTCTTGATAATATAAGTTACACAGAAGATGGAACTTTATTTAAACATAGAATAAAAGAATCATGGGATTATTCAGTAGATATTTTTAAAAAAATATATCTTTATATAATCATTGGAGTTGGAGTTGGTGCATTTATTCATGGATTTATTCCAGAAGATTTTATTAGTAAATATGCAGGTGGCGATGTTTGGTATGCACCAATAGTTGCAGTAATAGCTGGAATTCCTATGTATTCAAATGAATTGGGAATTTTACCAATTATAGAAGTTTTAACACAAAAAGGTGTTTTAATAGGAACAGCACTTTCTTTTATGATGGCGATAGTTGCTCTTAGTTTACCAGAAGCCATGATTTTAAAAAGAGTAATATCAATAAAATTAATTGGAATATTTTTTGGAGTAGTTGGTCTTGCTATTCTTTTGACTGGGTATACTTTAAATTATTTAGTAGGATGA
- a CDS encoding thioredoxin family protein — MKIEILGTGCTKCKNLEENTKQAVAKIGGFHEIKKVEDIVEIMNYSVMSTPALVVDGVVKSTGKVLSVDEIVTILSK, encoded by the coding sequence ATGAAAATAGAAATTTTAGGAACAGGTTGTACAAAGTGCAAAAATCTTGAAGAAAATACAAAACAAGCAGTTGCAAAAATTGGTGGATTTCATGAAATAAAAAAAGTGGAAGATATTGTTGAAATTATGAATTATAGTGTGATGAGTACACCCGCACTTGTTGTTGATGGAGTTGTAAAATCTACTGGAAAAGTTTTGAGTGTCGATGAAATAGTAACTATACTTTCAAAGTAG
- a CDS encoding YnfA family protein, which yields MIKEFSLYFLAAFFEILGCYSFWVYFKLGKSYWFLALGVLSLIAFAYALTKVNLEFAGRAYAVYGGIYIVSSLLWLYFVEKQEFNRWDLIGSSLCILGVFVILFGNQKV from the coding sequence TTGATAAAAGAGTTTAGTTTATATTTTTTAGCAGCTTTTTTTGAGATACTTGGTTGTTATAGTTTTTGGGTTTATTTTAAACTTGGTAAAAGTTATTGGTTTTTAGCTCTTGGAGTTTTATCTTTGATTGCTTTTGCTTATGCTTTAACAAAAGTAAATTTAGAATTTGCTGGACGAGCTTATGCTGTTTATGGTGGAATTTATATAGTTTCATCTCTTCTTTGGTTATATTTTGTAGAAAAACAAGAGTTTAATAGATGGGATTTAATAGGTTCAAGTCTTTGTATTTTGGGAGTTTTTGTGATTTTATTTGGAAATCAAAAAGTTTAA
- a CDS encoding DUF350 domain-containing protein, translating to MELDLYIGFISFFFTAVALVVVFLYLYAIVTPYDDYKLIFEDNNIAAALGFGGAIIGVAIPLYSALVHSISYSDFVIWGGVAIFIQLIFAFIVTRLGGKYSFKTKISQGVIPVGILMAFLSIAIGLLNAGSMSY from the coding sequence ATGGAATTAGATTTATATATAGGATTTATAAGTTTCTTTTTTACAGCAGTTGCTTTAGTTGTAGTTTTTCTTTATTTATATGCGATTGTTACGCCTTATGATGACTATAAACTTATCTTTGAAGATAATAATATTGCAGCAGCTTTAGGTTTTGGAGGAGCGATTATTGGAGTTGCAATTCCACTTTATAGTGCTTTAGTTCACTCAATTTCATATAGCGATTTTGTGATTTGGGGAGGAGTTGCAATATTTATTCAATTAATTTTTGCATTTATCGTAACTAGACTTGGTGGAAAATACTCTTTTAAAACAAAAATCTCTCAAGGTGTTATTCCCGTTGGAATTTTAATGGCATTTTTATCAATCGCAATTGGTTTATTAAATGCTGGGTCAATGAGTTATTAA
- a CDS encoding SulP family inorganic anion transporter, translating to MYQTIKNEWFFNIRADILSGLVVALALIPEAIAFSIIAGVDPKVGLYASFCIAVVISFVGGRSGMISAATGAMALVMVTLVKEHGLQYLLAATILTGIIQIFLSYIGIHKLMSFVARAVVVGFVNALAILIFMAQLPELTNVTWHVYALTAVGLGIIYLFPYIPKIGKVLPSPLVTIVVLTIFVYFIGWDVRNVGDMGELPDTLPIFLLPQIPLNFETLSIIFPYSFALAIVGLLESFMTATIIDDLTDTKSNKQTEARGQGIANIASGCIGGMAGCAMIGQSIINIKSGGRGKLSTFIAGFFLLIMVVFLSDIISIIPMAALVAVMIMVSISTFNWTSITELKTLPFSTNLVMLSTVAITVYTHNLAMGVLTGVLLASLFFANKISHFMYNETFYNEDKSVKTYKFVGQVFFNSADRFYEMINFKEDVKKVIIDVTRAHFWDISAVYALDKSVIKLRKEGKEVEIIGQNEATKTIIDRFGIHDKPEEIEKIMGGH from the coding sequence ATGTACCAAACCATAAAAAATGAATGGTTTTTCAATATTCGTGCTGATATTTTATCAGGTCTTGTAGTTGCACTTGCACTAATCCCTGAAGCAATTGCTTTTTCAATAATTGCAGGAGTTGACCCAAAAGTTGGACTTTATGCCTCTTTTTGTATAGCTGTTGTTATTTCTTTTGTTGGAGGTCGTTCAGGAATGATAAGTGCTGCAACTGGAGCTATGGCTTTGGTTATGGTAACACTTGTAAAAGAGCATGGACTTCAATATTTATTGGCTGCTACTATTTTAACAGGAATTATTCAAATATTTTTATCATATATTGGTATCCACAAACTTATGAGTTTTGTAGCAAGGGCTGTTGTAGTTGGATTTGTAAATGCTTTGGCGATTTTAATTTTTATGGCTCAACTTCCAGAACTTACTAATGTAACTTGGCATGTTTATGCCCTAACTGCTGTGGGACTTGGAATAATTTATCTATTTCCTTATATTCCAAAAATTGGAAAAGTTCTTCCCTCACCACTTGTAACCATAGTTGTTTTAACTATTTTTGTATATTTTATTGGTTGGGATGTAAGAAATGTGGGAGACATGGGAGAACTTCCTGATACTTTACCTATATTCTTACTTCCCCAAATTCCTTTAAATTTTGAGACATTAAGCATTATTTTTCCTTACTCTTTTGCTTTAGCAATCGTTGGTCTTTTAGAGTCATTTATGACTGCAACTATAATTGATGATTTAACAGATACAAAAAGTAATAAACAAACAGAAGCAAGAGGTCAAGGAATTGCAAATATAGCCTCAGGTTGTATTGGTGGAATGGCAGGATGTGCTATGATTGGGCAATCAATTATTAATATAAAATCAGGTGGAAGGGGAAAATTATCTACTTTTATTGCTGGATTTTTTTTACTTATAATGGTTGTATTTTTATCTGATATTATCTCAATTATTCCTATGGCTGCTTTAGTTGCTGTTATGATTATGGTATCAATTAGTACATTTAACTGGACTTCAATAACTGAATTAAAGACTCTTCCATTTTCAACAAATCTTGTAATGCTTTCAACAGTTGCTATAACTGTTTATACACACAATCTTGCAATGGGAGTATTAACAGGAGTTTTATTAGCTTCTTTATTTTTTGCAAACAAAATCTCTCACTTTATGTACAATGAAACCTTTTATAATGAAGATAAAAGTGTAAAAACTTATAAATTTGTAGGTCAAGTTTTTTTTAATAGTGCCGATAGATTTTATGAAATGATAAATTTCAAAGAAGATGTTAAAAAAGTTATAATTGATGTAACAAGAGCTCATTTTTGGGATATTTCTGCTGTTTATGCCCTTGATAAATCTGTAATTAAATTACGAAAAGAGGGAAAAGAGGTTGAGATTATTGGGCAAAATGAAGCTACTAAAACTATTATAGATAGATTTGGAATTCACGATAAACCAGAAGAGATAGAAAAAATTATGGGTGGGCACTAG
- a CDS encoding MerR family transcriptional regulator, producing the protein MKIIENKNYYKMSQLVELTNLSNHTISFYDKKGLLPNTLSTSKNMKYYPEITITVLNLIKYFKDNLNFSIDYIKELFDYYQINFDDRSDLILQSIQMLSSEIKNPIFKKDLLNQNIEEAIKLDLLDDKEVYFKTEIEVLNTFNELRKYDISTELINEYVKTSKKLALLEKELTSKVLEKNGFLPEVLVLDILNSFKPYIFNRHTIIEFKKDNK; encoded by the coding sequence ATGAAAATAATAGAGAATAAAAATTATTATAAAATGTCTCAATTGGTTGAATTAACAAATTTAAGTAACCATACAATTTCATTTTATGATAAAAAAGGTTTATTACCAAATACTCTAAGTACTTCCAAAAATATGAAATATTATCCAGAAATTACAATTACAGTTTTAAATTTAATCAAATATTTCAAAGATAATCTGAATTTTTCAATTGATTATATAAAAGAGTTATTTGATTATTATCAAATAAATTTTGATGACAGGTCAGATTTGATTTTACAATCTATACAGATGTTAAGTAGTGAGATTAAAAATCCAATTTTTAAAAAAGATTTATTAAATCAAAATATAGAAGAAGCTATAAAATTAGATTTATTAGATGATAAAGAAGTCTATTTTAAAACAGAGATAGAAGTTTTAAATACTTTCAATGAGTTAAGAAAATATGATATTTCAACAGAACTTATAAATGAATATGTAAAAACAAGTAAAAAATTGGCACTTTTAGAAAAAGAGTTAACAAGTAAAGTTTTAGAAAAAAATGGTTTTTTGCCTGAAGTTTTAGTGCTTGATATTTTAAATTCATTCAAACCATATATTTTCAATCGACACACAATCATTGAGTTTAAAAAGGATAATAAATGA
- a CDS encoding acyl-[ACP]--phospholipid O-acyltransferase — protein sequence MTKINNLLSIKIAFLFVVFCNAVVDVAHKVLLQNIAFKVFDGTTQVIWISIINAMIIIPFLLLFTLSGYLSDKYNKKNIMVYGAVSSFLLSVLMIISYMSENFYFAMFSLVLLAVQSAIYSPAKFGLILDIYGKKNLSRGNAALQAISIIAILFSIGVASFVFENFYNLNNLQSLTSKEELLTAILPLTYYILPVAFLEMVVSFLFLRRINTVYVKDENLSLNKDEFFKGKLLVKNIKTIFSHDVIFLSVIGLSVFWGVSQATMAVFPSFVKQYLNITDVFLINGVIAASGVGIAIGSVLYSRISKHYIEVGTIPLASFGMAFSLYISTVVQTPFLLAITFLMFGVFGGMFVVPLNALIQFNAKKKVLGTILAGNNWFHSLSMFLMLCMTTIVSYFELDPLKTIYLILTIIVIGTAYTIYKLPQSLILLFLKSIVGLKYKLEVDGIKNIPSSGGVLLLGNHISWIDWAIILMAVPREVKFVMDKTIYSKWYITWILKMFKAIPISNISSKSTIQTIAKELDSGSVVVLFPEGSITRNGHLGEFKKGFEKVLELTQTEIKVIPFYIRGLWESMFSRANKKFKKSKRTSNVTVSFARSMNKSRANIVSVKKEVFELSSKSWKEHIRNLKPLNETIFDRLKEVSSEIVFADSTGLELSGNKFLTASILFKDLLKKEIKGQNIGLLVPSTASGAFINYTVLMMGKTAINLNYTSEINSLKSSIELAEIKTIIASKKFVEKLESKAINIKEILELVEVIYLEDIKTKISKNKGLFTYLSVKFLPSCILKLIHLTKTNKDDTVMILFSSGSEGKPKGVELSGDNILGNAQQIANIINVSNEDTIVGSLPLFHAFGIVVTTYLPLIEGIKCVAHPDPTDGLGIAKLVSSYKATIMCGTSTFFRLYAKNQKIHPLMFESLRLVVAGAEKLREDVKFEFKKRFGKDILEGFGATETSPVASCNLPDVLASDFTVQIGQKVGTVGMAIPGTTIKIVNPETFKELESNEEGMILISGIQVMKGYLKNEEKTKQVLKTIRGKTYYITGDKGKIDEDGFITIVDRYSRFAKLGGEMISLGAVEEKISRLLELKDDSSVDFIVTSVEDEKKGEKIVLLISNVDEEYVLKLKEKILNNFENKLMIPSNIKIIDEIPKLGSGKKDFNAAKLKAKD from the coding sequence ATGACAAAAATAAATAATCTTTTATCAATAAAAATTGCATTTTTATTTGTAGTTTTTTGTAATGCTGTTGTTGATGTTGCCCACAAAGTTTTATTACAAAACATAGCTTTCAAAGTTTTTGATGGAACAACGCAAGTTATTTGGATTTCAATAATCAATGCAATGATTATAATTCCATTTTTACTTCTATTTACTCTAAGTGGTTATCTATCTGATAAATATAATAAAAAGAATATTATGGTTTATGGGGCAGTATCATCTTTTTTATTATCAGTTTTGATGATAATTTCATATATGAGTGAAAATTTTTATTTTGCAATGTTTTCTTTAGTTTTATTAGCTGTTCAAAGTGCTATTTATTCTCCTGCAAAATTTGGGCTTATTCTTGATATTTATGGTAAAAAAAATCTTTCACGTGGAAATGCTGCTTTACAAGCTATTTCAATAATTGCAATTTTATTTTCAATTGGTGTTGCTTCTTTTGTTTTTGAAAATTTTTATAATCTAAATAATCTTCAAAGTTTAACTTCAAAAGAGGAGTTATTAACAGCAATTTTACCTCTAACTTACTATATATTACCAGTTGCCTTTTTAGAAATGGTAGTTTCATTTCTGTTTTTAAGAAGAATAAACACAGTTTATGTAAAAGATGAAAATTTATCTTTAAATAAAGATGAGTTTTTTAAAGGTAAGTTATTAGTTAAAAATATAAAAACAATTTTTTCTCATGATGTAATTTTTTTATCAGTTATAGGATTATCTGTATTTTGGGGAGTTTCTCAAGCTACAATGGCAGTATTTCCATCTTTTGTAAAACAATATCTAAATATTACAGATGTATTTTTAATAAATGGTGTGATTGCAGCTTCAGGAGTTGGAATTGCAATTGGTTCAGTATTATATTCAAGAATATCAAAACATTATATTGAAGTAGGAACTATCCCTTTAGCATCTTTTGGTATGGCTTTTTCTTTATATATTTCAACAGTAGTTCAAACACCATTTTTATTAGCAATCACATTTTTAATGTTTGGGGTTTTTGGTGGAATGTTTGTAGTTCCCTTGAATGCTTTAATTCAATTTAATGCAAAGAAAAAGGTTTTAGGAACAATCTTAGCTGGAAATAATTGGTTTCATTCATTGTCTATGTTTTTGATGCTTTGTATGACAACAATCGTATCTTATTTTGAATTAGACCCATTAAAAACTATATATTTAATACTTACAATAATTGTAATTGGAACAGCATATACAATCTATAAATTACCTCAATCTTTGATTTTACTTTTTCTAAAAAGTATTGTTGGATTAAAATATAAACTTGAAGTAGATGGAATAAAAAATATACCTTCATCAGGAGGAGTTTTACTTTTAGGAAATCATATTTCTTGGATTGATTGGGCGATTATTTTAATGGCAGTTCCAAGGGAAGTTAAGTTTGTTATGGATAAAACAATTTATAGTAAATGGTATATAACTTGGATATTAAAAATGTTTAAAGCAATCCCAATTTCAAATATTTCAAGTAAATCAACGATTCAAACAATAGCAAAAGAGTTGGATAGTGGAAGTGTTGTTGTTCTTTTCCCTGAGGGAAGTATTACAAGAAATGGGCATTTAGGTGAGTTTAAAAAAGGATTTGAAAAAGTATTAGAACTAACACAAACAGAGATAAAAGTTATTCCTTTTTATATTAGAGGACTTTGGGAATCTATGTTTAGTAGAGCCAATAAAAAATTTAAAAAATCAAAAAGAACTTCTAATGTAACAGTATCTTTTGCAAGAAGTATGAATAAATCAAGAGCAAATATTGTAAGCGTTAAAAAAGAGGTTTTTGAACTCTCTTCAAAATCTTGGAAAGAGCATATAAGAAATTTGAAACCTTTAAATGAAACTATATTTGATAGATTAAAAGAGGTCTCTTCTGAAATTGTTTTTGCTGATTCAACTGGTTTAGAATTGAGTGGAAATAAATTTTTAACAGCATCAATACTTTTTAAAGATTTATTAAAAAAAGAGATAAAAGGTCAAAATATAGGTCTGTTAGTTCCTTCAACAGCAAGTGGTGCATTTATAAATTACACAGTATTAATGATGGGAAAAACAGCAATAAATCTAAACTATACAAGTGAAATAAACTCTTTAAAATCTTCTATAGAATTAGCAGAAATAAAAACTATAATAGCTTCAAAAAAGTTTGTTGAAAAACTTGAATCAAAAGCTATAAATATAAAAGAGATTTTAGAGTTGGTTGAGGTAATTTATTTAGAAGATATAAAAACAAAAATATCTAAAAATAAAGGTTTATTTACCTATTTAAGTGTAAAGTTTTTACCTTCTTGTATTTTAAAATTGATACATTTAACAAAAACAAATAAAGATGATACGGTGATGATTTTATTCTCTTCTGGAAGTGAAGGAAAACCAAAAGGTGTAGAACTAAGTGGTGATAATATTTTAGGAAATGCACAACAAATTGCAAATATTATAAATGTAAGTAATGAAGATACAATAGTTGGCTCTTTACCTCTATTCCACGCTTTTGGAATAGTAGTTACAACTTATTTACCATTAATTGAAGGTATAAAATGTGTTGCTCATCCAGACCCAACAGATGGACTTGGAATAGCAAAATTAGTAAGTTCTTATAAAGCTACAATTATGTGTGGGACTTCAACTTTCTTTAGATTATATGCTAAAAATCAGAAAATTCATCCTTTGATGTTTGAGAGTTTAAGACTTGTTGTTGCTGGTGCTGAAAAATTAAGAGAAGATGTTAAATTTGAGTTCAAAAAAAGATTTGGAAAAGATATTCTTGAAGGTTTTGGAGCAACAGAAACTTCACCAGTTGCAAGCTGTAATCTTCCTGATGTATTAGCTTCTGATTTTACAGTTCAAATAGGACAAAAAGTAGGAACAGTTGGAATGGCAATTCCAGGAACTACAATAAAAATTGTAAATCCAGAGACTTTTAAAGAGTTAGAGTCAAATGAAGAGGGAATGATTTTAATTTCAGGCATCCAAGTAATGAAAGGGTATTTAAAAAATGAAGAAAAAACAAAACAAGTTTTAAAAACAATTAGAGGAAAAACTTATTATATAACAGGAGATAAGGGAAAAATTGATGAAGATGGTTTTATAACTATTGTGGATAGATATTCAAGATTTGCAAAACTTGGTGGAGAGATGATAAGTCTTGGTGCAGTTGAAGAGAAAATTTCAAGACTTTTAGAGTTAAAAGATGATAGTTCGGTTGATTTTATTGTTACAAGTGTTGAAGATGAAAAAAAAGGTGAAAAAATAGTCTTATTAATCTCAAACGTAGATGAAGAGTATGTTTTAAAATTAAAAGAGAAAATTTTGAATAATTTTGAAAATAAATTAATGATACCTTCAAATATAAAAATTATTGATGAAATCCCAAAACTTGGGAGTGGAAAGAAAGATTTTAATGCAGCTAAATTAAAAGCAAAAGACTGA
- a CDS encoding CRISPR-associated endoribonuclease Cas6, translated as MTLFELKCEAYLKDFIELKESFDILSKYINFSIYQSKKLDLENKDKSMNNYCFGNFYPTESDRIYKKDKVYKFVIRSIDKELIDELEILLYQNVNNKFLQVINVEKKDIKQYFIKELYSATPVIVSDRRDSQGKQLFWSLYYNGDISSLQKRLQNNLEKKLKQFYKEEVNDSNSFIQEIELKNEKPQSIYFKTTKNSKEKIVRLIGNKLRIVPNKDEISQKLAFLSLAVGLGEKSSLGGGFCFGRGA; from the coding sequence ATGACTTTATTTGAACTAAAATGCGAAGCATATTTAAAAGATTTTATAGAATTAAAAGAGAGTTTTGATATCTTATCAAAATATATAAATTTTTCTATTTACCAAAGTAAAAAGTTGGATTTAGAAAATAAAGATAAATCTATGAATAACTACTGTTTTGGGAATTTCTACCCAACAGAGAGTGATAGAATTTATAAAAAAGATAAGGTTTATAAATTTGTAATTAGAAGTATTGATAAAGAATTAATTGATGAATTAGAAATTTTACTTTATCAAAATGTAAACAATAAATTTTTACAAGTAATAAATGTAGAAAAAAAAGATATAAAACAATATTTTATTAAAGAGTTATATAGTGCAACTCCTGTAATTGTATCTGATAGAAGAGATTCTCAAGGAAAACAACTATTTTGGTCACTATATTACAATGGAGATATTTCATCTTTACAAAAAAGACTTCAAAATAATTTAGAAAAGAAGTTAAAACAGTTTTACAAAGAAGAGGTAAATGATTCAAATAGTTTTATTCAAGAAATTGAATTAAAAAATGAAAAACCTCAATCAATCTATTTTAAAACAACAAAAAATAGTAAAGAAAAAATTGTAAGATTAATTGGTAATAAATTAAGAATTGTGCCAAATAAAGATGAAATATCACAAAAACTAGCTTTTTTATCCCTTGCTGTAGGTTTAGGTGAAAAAAGTAGTTTAGGTGGAGGTTTTTGTTTTGGAAGAGGAGCTTAA